A genomic stretch from Azospirillum lipoferum 4B includes:
- a CDS encoding PqiC family protein — MAMARVRGWQAAAMALPFLVLAACQSTPDSRLYTLAVVPPAGATQPARTAPQTLALGSLDLPMLIDRPQIVRRIDGNRVEALEFDRWAEPLADGLRFTLAGDLAARLPGVTVLPVAGSAVGEGTAVLAVTVLRFDADVGGRVVLDAQWSLSQAGGARKSGPARETVEIPAASAEPEALVRAMSQAVASFADRIASGVRR; from the coding sequence ATGGCGATGGCACGGGTGCGCGGATGGCAGGCTGCGGCGATGGCGCTGCCTTTTCTGGTGCTGGCAGCCTGCCAGTCGACGCCGGACAGCCGGCTCTACACGCTGGCCGTGGTCCCGCCGGCAGGAGCGACGCAGCCGGCCCGCACGGCACCCCAGACCTTGGCATTGGGTTCGCTGGACCTGCCGATGCTGATCGACCGGCCGCAGATCGTCCGCCGCATCGACGGCAACCGGGTGGAGGCGTTGGAGTTCGACCGCTGGGCCGAACCGCTGGCCGACGGGCTGCGCTTCACCCTGGCCGGCGATCTCGCCGCGCGCCTGCCGGGCGTGACCGTCCTGCCGGTGGCCGGCAGCGCGGTGGGGGAGGGCACGGCGGTGCTGGCCGTCACCGTTCTGCGATTCGATGCCGATGTCGGCGGCCGGGTGGTGCTCGACGCGCAATGGAGCCTGTCGCAGGCCGGCGGCGCGCGGAAGAGCGGCCCGGCGCGCGAGACGGTGGAAATCCCCGCCGCAAGCGCCGAGCCGGAAGCCCTGGTGCGGGCGATGAGCCAAGCGGTCGCCAGCTTCGCCGACCGCATTGCCAGCGGAGTGCGCCGCTGA
- a CDS encoding amino acid ABC transporter permease, whose product MKFSVIIDALPHLLGAAVTTVWVSLLGVLLGQVIGLAVCVARQSGGRAVDMAGGVYVSFFRGVPLLIQLLLIYYMLPLIGIDVPPLVASIAALGLASGAYVSEIYRGALNAVPHGQSEAALALGFPGSAIWTRILLPQAFRISVPALVNELILLLKASSLISVVGVAELTRTSQTISAANYRPLEIYLAAGVIYLAINGALALFGTLVERRLQQA is encoded by the coding sequence ATGAAGTTCAGCGTCATCATCGACGCCCTTCCCCATCTGCTGGGGGCGGCCGTCACGACCGTCTGGGTCTCGCTGCTCGGCGTGCTGCTGGGGCAGGTGATCGGCCTTGCCGTCTGCGTGGCGCGGCAGTCCGGCGGCCGGGCGGTGGACATGGCCGGCGGCGTCTATGTCAGCTTCTTCCGCGGCGTGCCGCTGCTGATCCAGCTTCTGCTGATCTACTACATGCTGCCGCTGATCGGCATCGACGTGCCGCCTCTGGTTGCCTCCATCGCCGCGCTCGGCCTTGCATCGGGCGCCTATGTGTCTGAGATATACCGCGGCGCGCTGAACGCCGTTCCGCACGGCCAATCGGAAGCGGCGCTGGCGCTGGGCTTCCCCGGATCGGCCATCTGGACGCGCATCCTGCTGCCGCAGGCCTTCCGCATCTCGGTGCCGGCCCTGGTCAACGAACTGATCCTGCTGCTGAAGGCGTCCTCGCTGATCTCCGTCGTCGGGGTGGCGGAGCTGACGCGGACCAGCCAGACCATTTCGGCTGCCAACTACCGCCCGCTTGAGATTTACCTCGCGGCCGGCGTCATCTATCTGGCGATCAACGGCGCGCTGGCCCTGTTCGGCACGCTGGTCGAACGCCGCCTGCAACAGGCCTGA
- a CDS encoding transporter substrate-binding domain-containing protein — protein MVRTMFKAALLGATLLVTGAAAGTAMADTLADVKKAGVLTVATEMQFPPFDFLENNEYKGVDRDLIEEVAKELGVKAKHIDLPWTSVLPGLEAKKFDLVIAPVTITKERMKRYAFTVPISEATAAIMKRADDKTINKPEDIAGKKVGGGKGTSQLAQVKEFGQTLPTPPDVREYVDSNQSYADLAAGRIDASVNSLPNLAFAAAQRKETFAVVLPPFGKPSYFSWVGRLGDDDKSLVEAVNAALVKIQKDGRMATIQKKWFGVSQELPTTVPEPQL, from the coding sequence ATGGTTCGGACGATGTTCAAGGCGGCGCTGCTCGGCGCCACGCTGCTGGTGACCGGTGCCGCCGCCGGCACGGCGATGGCCGACACGCTGGCCGACGTGAAGAAGGCCGGTGTGCTCACCGTCGCCACCGAGATGCAGTTCCCGCCCTTCGATTTCCTGGAGAACAACGAATACAAGGGCGTCGACCGCGACCTGATCGAAGAGGTGGCGAAGGAGCTGGGCGTCAAGGCCAAGCACATCGACCTGCCCTGGACCAGCGTCCTGCCCGGCCTGGAAGCCAAGAAGTTCGATCTGGTCATCGCCCCGGTGACGATCACGAAGGAGCGCATGAAGCGCTACGCCTTCACCGTTCCAATCTCCGAGGCGACCGCCGCGATCATGAAGCGCGCCGACGACAAGACCATCAACAAGCCGGAGGACATCGCCGGCAAGAAGGTCGGCGGCGGCAAGGGCACCTCGCAGCTGGCGCAGGTGAAGGAGTTCGGCCAGACCCTGCCGACCCCGCCGGACGTGCGCGAGTATGTCGACAGCAACCAGTCCTACGCCGATCTGGCCGCCGGCCGCATCGACGCCTCGGTCAACTCGCTGCCGAACCTCGCCTTCGCCGCCGCCCAGCGCAAGGAGACCTTCGCCGTCGTCCTGCCGCCCTTCGGCAAGCCCTCCTACTTCTCGTGGGTCGGCCGCCTCGGCGATGACGACAAGAGCCTGGTCGAGGCGGTCAACGCCGCGCTGGTGAAGATCCAGAAGGACGGCCGCATGGCGACCATCCAGAAGAAGTGGTTCGGCGTCTCGCAGGAACTGCCGACCACCGTTCCGGAACCGCAGCTGTAA
- the fghA gene encoding S-formylglutathione hydrolase, whose amino-acid sequence MTEPLTTLSETRVFGGWLKRVRHQSAAVDCDMTFAIFLPPQVEDGAKVPVFYWLSGLTCTDENFTQKAGAFRVAAELGLAIVAPDTSPRGEGVPGDPDGGWDFGLGAGFYVDATEEPWARHYRMHDYVTRELPALVEANFPVSDRRSIAGHSMGGHGALVCALKHPGVYKAVSAFAPIVNPAAVPWGEKAFGRYLGPDRDRWLEWDACALIAKATERLPILIDQGDRDGFLEAQLKPQALVAAADAAEHPVTLRMQAGYDHSYFFISTFIEDHLRHHAAALLG is encoded by the coding sequence ATGACCGAACCCCTCACCACCCTGTCGGAAACCCGCGTCTTCGGCGGCTGGCTGAAGCGGGTGCGGCACCAGTCCGCGGCGGTGGATTGCGACATGACCTTCGCCATCTTCCTGCCGCCGCAGGTGGAGGACGGCGCCAAGGTGCCGGTCTTCTACTGGCTGTCGGGCCTGACCTGCACCGATGAGAACTTCACCCAGAAGGCCGGCGCCTTCCGCGTCGCGGCGGAGCTGGGCCTCGCCATCGTCGCCCCCGACACCAGCCCGCGCGGCGAGGGGGTGCCGGGCGATCCGGATGGCGGCTGGGATTTCGGCCTCGGTGCCGGTTTCTACGTCGATGCGACGGAGGAGCCGTGGGCACGGCACTACCGCATGCACGACTATGTGACGCGGGAACTGCCGGCGCTGGTCGAGGCGAATTTCCCGGTCAGCGACCGCCGCTCCATCGCCGGCCATTCGATGGGCGGGCACGGCGCACTGGTCTGCGCGCTGAAGCATCCCGGCGTCTACAAGGCGGTGTCGGCCTTCGCCCCCATCGTCAACCCGGCGGCGGTGCCCTGGGGCGAGAAGGCGTTCGGCCGCTATCTGGGGCCGGACCGGGACCGCTGGCTGGAGTGGGACGCCTGCGCTCTGATCGCCAAGGCGACGGAGCGGCTGCCGATCCTGATCGACCAGGGCGACCGAGACGGCTTCCTGGAGGCTCAGCTGAAGCCGCAGGCTCTGGTCGCCGCGGCGGACGCGGCGGAGCATCCCGTGACGTTGCGCATGCAGGCGGGCTACGACCACAGCTATTTCTTCATCAGCACCTTCATCGAGGACCATCTGCGCCACCATGCGGCGGCGCTGCTGGGGTGA
- a CDS encoding Txe/YoeB family addiction module toxin codes for MKKVWTDGAWEDYLYWQKNDQAVLKKVNDLIRDTERNPFSGLGKPEPLKEGLAGWWSRRITGEHRLVYRVTGSGAAQALEILACRYHY; via the coding sequence ATGAAGAAGGTTTGGACTGACGGCGCTTGGGAGGATTACTTATACTGGCAGAAGAACGACCAGGCCGTGTTGAAGAAGGTCAACGATCTGATCCGCGACACTGAAAGGAACCCGTTCTCAGGACTGGGCAAGCCTGAACCCCTGAAGGAAGGGCTTGCCGGCTGGTGGTCGCGCCGCATCACGGGCGAACATCGGCTGGTCTATCGGGTGACCGGGAGCGGTGCCGCCCAAGCACTCGAAATACTGGCCTGCCGGTATCACTACTGA
- a CDS encoding intermembrane transport protein PqiB, with protein MTDAGQPTPQHPPEVAVSTRRRLSLLWLLPLVAALIAGWLGWRWLEDRGPQIVITFQSGDGLEAGRTRIKHKNVDLGVIESVRLSDDLSQVIATARMDRAAGRHLKEGTRFWVVAPRLSLAGVSGLSTVVSGTYVEMEPGGGEDRREFDALDDPPVIRADVPGRSFSLKAEQLGSLAQGSPVYFRGVQVGEVMGYNLSPQDRTVSVSVFVRAPYEGLVREGSRFWRSSGIQFTAGAEGLKFQTESLKTLALGGVVLETPPDPQAGEQAKDWSTFTLYEDQQSAAAARDRLRVRYRLEFPGSVQGLQAGAPVLMRGLTVGHVAAVRMEYDEANQQIHIPVDIDLEPDLVARTYGILDDKPMDEATLRKLVAIQVKKGMRGRLASGNLLTGQKLVSFDFEPGPHQPVPGTERSELPTVESSDIESITRSAGVLMDKVSALPLDGLIADLRGTLQSVSGLAGSPDLARSLAALAKALGSADALMRDADRQLPELVKSLRGVATAAQGTLNSANGLLGGGGGQADLAGVMRQLNDAARSFRVLADYLERHPEALLRGKSP; from the coding sequence ATGACTGACGCCGGCCAGCCGACACCTCAGCACCCGCCCGAGGTGGCTGTATCGACGCGCCGCAGGCTGTCCTTGCTGTGGCTGCTGCCGCTGGTGGCGGCGCTGATCGCCGGCTGGCTCGGCTGGCGCTGGCTGGAGGACCGCGGCCCGCAGATCGTCATCACCTTCCAGTCCGGCGACGGGCTGGAGGCCGGGCGGACCCGCATCAAGCACAAGAACGTCGATCTCGGCGTGATCGAGTCGGTCCGCCTGTCCGACGACCTGTCCCAGGTGATCGCCACCGCCCGCATGGACCGCGCCGCCGGCCGCCATTTGAAGGAGGGAACCCGCTTCTGGGTGGTGGCGCCGCGCCTCAGCCTGGCCGGGGTGTCCGGGCTGAGCACGGTGGTCTCCGGCACCTATGTCGAGATGGAGCCCGGCGGCGGCGAGGACCGGCGGGAGTTCGACGCGCTGGACGACCCCCCGGTGATCCGCGCCGACGTGCCGGGCCGCAGCTTCTCCTTGAAGGCGGAACAGCTGGGATCGCTGGCGCAGGGCTCCCCGGTCTATTTCCGCGGCGTCCAGGTGGGCGAGGTGATGGGCTACAACCTGTCGCCGCAGGACCGCACGGTGTCGGTCTCCGTCTTCGTCCGCGCGCCCTATGAGGGTCTGGTGCGCGAGGGGAGCCGGTTCTGGCGGTCGTCGGGCATCCAGTTCACCGCCGGAGCGGAGGGGCTCAAGTTCCAGACGGAATCGCTGAAGACCTTGGCGCTGGGCGGCGTGGTGCTGGAAACCCCGCCCGATCCGCAGGCGGGAGAGCAGGCGAAGGACTGGTCGACCTTCACCCTCTACGAGGATCAGCAATCCGCCGCCGCGGCGCGCGACCGCCTGCGCGTGCGTTACCGGCTGGAGTTCCCCGGTTCGGTGCAGGGCCTGCAGGCGGGGGCGCCTGTGCTGATGCGCGGCCTGACGGTCGGGCATGTGGCCGCCGTCCGCATGGAGTATGACGAGGCGAACCAGCAGATCCACATTCCCGTCGACATCGATCTGGAACCGGATCTGGTGGCCCGCACCTATGGCATTCTCGATGACAAGCCGATGGATGAAGCGACATTGCGCAAGCTCGTTGCCATCCAGGTGAAAAAGGGCATGCGGGGCCGGCTGGCCTCGGGCAACCTGCTGACCGGGCAGAAGCTGGTGTCCTTCGATTTCGAACCGGGGCCACACCAGCCGGTTCCGGGAACCGAACGGTCGGAATTGCCGACGGTTGAGTCCAGCGACATCGAGTCCATCACAAGATCGGCCGGCGTCCTGATGGACAAGGTTTCGGCATTGCCGCTGGACGGACTGATCGCCGATCTGCGCGGCACCCTGCAGTCGGTCAGCGGGCTTGCCGGGTCGCCGGATCTCGCGCGCTCCCTGGCTGCCCTCGCCAAGGCGCTGGGCAGCGCCGATGCGCTGATGCGCGACGCCGATCGCCAGTTGCCGGAGCTGGTGAAGAGCCTGCGCGGGGTGGCGACGGCGGCGCAGGGAACGCTGAACAGCGCCAATGGGCTGCTGGGCGGCGGCGGCGGGCAGGCCGATCTGGCGGGGGTGATGCGGCAACTGAACGATGCCGCGCGGTCCTTCCGCGTGCTGGCCGACTATCTGGAACGTCACCCGGAGGCATTGCTCCGGGGCAAGAGTCCGTAA
- a CDS encoding LysR family transcriptional regulator, translating to MSGWDGIDEFVAVAETGSFSRAAERLRVSSSHVSRSVARLEDRLQARLFYRTTRKVSLTESGHAFLARCRRLAEQRDEAFLAVGALQGGSDAEVKGMLRMTCSTAYGEQFVMPLINDLMELHPQLNIEVELTNRQLDLVQEGYDLAIRLGRLSESSMVATRIAPRVMHLCAAPAYLDRHGTPDNLASLGTHQCLIGTSDHWLFDDNGQDWLFRPRGRWRCNSGFSVLDAALRGFGLCQLPDYYVRGPVAEGRLVSLLDRHRPPNTAVWAVYPQKRHVPPKVHAAIRHLKEGLARRAEYR from the coding sequence ATGAGCGGCTGGGACGGCATCGACGAATTCGTGGCGGTGGCCGAAACCGGCAGCTTTTCCCGCGCGGCGGAGCGGCTGCGCGTCTCCTCCTCCCATGTCAGCCGCAGCGTGGCACGGCTGGAGGACCGGCTGCAGGCCCGCCTGTTCTACCGCACCACCCGCAAGGTCAGCCTGACGGAGAGCGGCCACGCCTTCCTCGCCCGCTGCCGGCGGTTGGCCGAACAGCGCGACGAGGCCTTTCTGGCGGTGGGTGCGCTGCAGGGCGGCAGTGACGCGGAGGTGAAGGGGATGCTGCGCATGACCTGCTCCACCGCCTATGGCGAGCAGTTCGTCATGCCGTTGATCAACGACCTGATGGAACTGCACCCGCAGCTGAACATCGAGGTGGAATTGACCAACCGGCAGCTCGATCTGGTGCAGGAGGGCTACGATCTGGCGATCCGCCTCGGCCGGCTCAGCGAATCGAGCATGGTGGCGACGCGCATCGCCCCGCGGGTGATGCATCTGTGCGCCGCACCCGCCTATCTGGACCGCCACGGCACCCCCGACAACCTAGCGAGCCTCGGCACCCACCAATGCCTGATCGGCACCTCCGACCATTGGCTGTTCGACGACAACGGGCAGGATTGGCTGTTCCGTCCCCGCGGTCGATGGCGCTGCAACAGCGGCTTCTCCGTTCTGGACGCGGCGCTACGCGGATTCGGGCTCTGCCAGTTGCCGGACTATTACGTGCGCGGTCCGGTGGCGGAGGGGCGGCTGGTCTCCCTGCTGGACCGCCACCGGCCGCCCAACACCGCGGTCTGGGCGGTCTATCCGCAGAAGCGCCATGTGCCGCCCAAGGTCCATGCGGCGATCCGGCATCTGAAGGAAGGGCTGGCGCGGCGGGCGGAGTATCGCTGA
- a CDS encoding GntR family transcriptional regulator, with protein MARQGLTGQNRVGGPASTSARAPRGDLPPNGLSLDGLTLDGRGALFDQIKRAVAGQILRGRWQAGQRLPNEAELSSLYGVSRQTVHKAIAVLAREGFLVRRRRAGTFVATGRRDRFALPIEDIGDVVAREGRVYEFRIRERKSLCNGQGIRWPDLPDGAPILALECLHFSDGTPIQHERRLVSLDAVPEVADEPFDSVAPSRWLVDRVPWSSADHTVRAVNATAEMAALLGVEAGAACLSIRRQTMHLNRPVTLVHFLSVGDRFSLSGSSITDSATELNL; from the coding sequence GTGGCACGGCAAGGCCTGACCGGACAGAACCGCGTTGGCGGACCGGCATCCACGTCGGCCCGCGCCCCGCGGGGGGATCTTCCCCCCAACGGACTCTCTCTCGATGGCCTCACCCTCGATGGCCGCGGTGCGCTGTTCGACCAGATCAAGCGCGCCGTCGCCGGGCAGATCCTCCGGGGCCGCTGGCAGGCCGGCCAACGCCTTCCCAACGAGGCGGAGTTGTCGAGCCTCTACGGCGTCTCCCGCCAGACCGTGCACAAGGCCATCGCAGTGCTGGCGCGGGAGGGTTTCCTCGTCCGCCGCCGCCGTGCCGGAACCTTCGTCGCCACCGGCCGCCGCGACCGCTTCGCCCTGCCCATCGAGGACATCGGCGACGTCGTCGCGCGGGAGGGGCGTGTCTACGAGTTCCGCATCCGCGAACGCAAGAGTCTTTGCAACGGACAGGGAATCCGCTGGCCCGACCTGCCCGACGGTGCGCCGATCCTGGCGCTGGAATGCCTGCATTTCAGCGACGGGACGCCGATCCAGCATGAACGCCGCCTCGTCAGCCTCGACGCCGTGCCGGAAGTGGCGGATGAGCCGTTCGACAGCGTGGCGCCCAGCCGCTGGCTGGTCGACCGGGTTCCCTGGTCGTCGGCCGACCATACGGTGCGCGCGGTCAACGCCACGGCGGAGATGGCGGCGCTGCTGGGGGTGGAGGCCGGGGCGGCCTGCCTGTCGATCCGGCGGCAGACCATGCATCTCAACCGGCCGGTGACGCTGGTTCATTTCCTCTCGGTCGGCGACCGGTTCAGCCTCAGCGGCTCGTCGATCACCGACAGCGCGACCGAGTTGAATTTGTAA
- a CDS encoding amino acid ABC transporter ATP-binding protein codes for MTAVSETATSPRSATAGDAAPMVTIRGVSKSFGTNEVLRDIDLTVNKSEVVCLIGPSGSGKSTLLRCVNFLEVYDRGEIRIEGKLVGYTEETPHRRLSNRDLRSLRRNVGMVFQQFNLWPHMTALENVAEALVQVRGMDKAAAGAHAQRMLDRVGLSAKADSYPARLSGGQQQRVAIARVIAMEPHLMLFDEPTSALDPELVGEVLQVMRDLAADGMTMVVVTHEMGFAANVADKVAFLDHGRIAAFGTPREVFHECAEPRVQQFLQTYHERNSF; via the coding sequence ATGACCGCCGTTTCCGAAACCGCCACCTCGCCCCGTTCCGCCACCGCCGGCGATGCCGCGCCGATGGTCACCATCCGCGGCGTCAGCAAGAGCTTCGGCACCAACGAGGTGCTGCGCGACATCGACCTGACCGTCAACAAGTCGGAGGTCGTCTGCCTGATCGGCCCCAGCGGATCGGGCAAGAGCACGCTGTTGCGCTGCGTCAACTTCCTGGAGGTCTACGACCGCGGCGAAATCCGCATCGAAGGCAAGCTGGTCGGCTACACCGAAGAGACGCCGCACCGCCGCCTGTCGAACCGCGACCTGCGGAGCTTGCGCCGCAACGTCGGCATGGTGTTCCAGCAGTTCAACCTGTGGCCCCACATGACGGCGCTGGAGAATGTGGCCGAGGCGCTGGTGCAGGTCCGCGGCATGGACAAGGCGGCGGCGGGCGCCCATGCGCAACGGATGCTGGACCGGGTCGGTCTGTCCGCCAAGGCCGACAGCTATCCCGCCCGCCTGTCCGGCGGCCAGCAGCAGCGCGTCGCCATCGCCCGCGTGATCGCGATGGAGCCCCACCTGATGCTGTTCGACGAGCCGACCTCCGCCCTCGATCCCGAACTGGTGGGCGAGGTGCTGCAGGTCATGCGCGATCTGGCCGCCGACGGCATGACCATGGTGGTGGTGACACACGAGATGGGCTTCGCGGCCAACGTCGCCGACAAGGTGGCCTTCCTCGACCACGGCCGCATCGCCGCCTTCGGCACCCCGCGCGAGGTCTTCCACGAATGTGCGGAACCGCGGGTGCAGCAGTTCCTGCAGACCTATCACGAGCGGAACAGTTTTTGA
- a CDS encoding paraquat-inducible protein A yields the protein MWTWQGKVGLSRHPATVRDDLVACPDCGRLHRVRDLPRGGRAVCTRCGALLYRHVAGGVRHALPMALTALLLLGLIAVNPLMAVHIQGNDRAGLVTTGLEALAEQGMWPLSLLVGLLVLGAPVVRVVGVIAVLLRLHGGRPPESPHTTARLFALTESLRPWAMLDVFLLGLLVGYSKLYGFANAELLTGGLALGGYVLAITAMDQGLDRRALWSAIDHVPADPSPPPQRWVACAVCQRVHGHDHEPPPQRCTRCGSRMHAREPDSLGRTTALVATSAILYVPANLLPVMTVVNFGQGDPSTILGGVGELAGSGMWPLALLVFVASVAVPLLKLGGLAWFVVAAWRGSAARLQGRTRLYRFIDAIGRWSNVDVFMIAILTALVQFGAVASVRADAGAIAFAAVVILTMLASHIFDPRVMWDRADGVRHD from the coding sequence ATGTGGACATGGCAGGGCAAGGTCGGGTTGAGCAGGCATCCGGCAACGGTACGGGACGATCTGGTCGCCTGTCCGGATTGCGGGCGGCTTCACCGTGTCCGCGATCTGCCCCGCGGCGGCAGGGCCGTCTGCACGCGGTGCGGCGCGCTTTTGTACCGGCATGTGGCGGGCGGGGTGCGTCATGCCCTGCCCATGGCGCTGACCGCACTGCTGCTGCTGGGTCTGATCGCCGTGAACCCGCTGATGGCCGTGCATATCCAGGGCAACGACCGCGCCGGTCTGGTCACCACCGGGCTGGAGGCGCTGGCCGAGCAGGGAATGTGGCCGCTGTCGCTGCTGGTCGGGCTGCTGGTGCTGGGCGCGCCGGTGGTCCGCGTGGTGGGGGTGATCGCCGTGCTGCTCCGCCTGCACGGGGGACGCCCGCCGGAATCGCCGCACACGACCGCCCGGCTGTTCGCCCTGACCGAGTCCCTGCGCCCCTGGGCGATGCTGGACGTCTTCCTGCTCGGCCTGCTGGTCGGCTATTCCAAGCTCTACGGATTCGCCAATGCGGAACTGCTGACCGGCGGGCTGGCGCTCGGCGGCTATGTGCTGGCGATCACTGCGATGGACCAGGGGCTAGACCGCCGGGCGCTGTGGTCGGCCATCGACCATGTGCCTGCAGACCCGTCGCCGCCGCCGCAGCGCTGGGTCGCCTGCGCGGTCTGCCAGCGGGTCCACGGCCATGACCATGAGCCCCCGCCGCAGCGCTGCACCCGATGCGGCAGCCGCATGCATGCGCGGGAACCCGACAGTCTTGGGCGGACCACGGCGCTGGTGGCGACCAGCGCCATCCTCTATGTCCCGGCCAACCTGCTGCCGGTGATGACCGTCGTCAATTTCGGCCAGGGCGATCCCAGCACGATCCTGGGCGGGGTGGGGGAACTGGCCGGATCCGGCATGTGGCCGCTGGCCCTGCTGGTCTTCGTCGCCAGCGTCGCGGTCCCGCTGCTGAAACTGGGCGGGTTGGCGTGGTTCGTCGTTGCCGCTTGGCGCGGATCGGCCGCCCGACTGCAGGGACGGACCCGGCTCTACCGTTTCATCGATGCCATCGGGCGCTGGTCCAACGTGGACGTATTCATGATCGCCATTCTCACGGCACTGGTGCAGTTCGGCGCCGTCGCCTCCGTCCGCGCCGATGCCGGCGCCATCGCCTTCGCCGCCGTGGTCATCCTGACCATGCTGGCAAGCCACATCTTCGACCCGCGTGTGATGTGGGACCGGGCGGACGGGGTGCGGCATGACTGA
- a CDS encoding amino acid ABC transporter permease: MLDLSLLVQYGPALLRGFGVTILCWGAGCLIGMVLGFVLMLLRQIPVKPLRWAIRAYIEVIRGTPFLIQLFLLYSGGPSIGLRLEATAAGILGLGIYGSAYFAEIFRAGYQAVPKGQVEAALSLGMSYGSILRRVIVPAMLVSTIPSIVNMMAILTKETVVLSIITVPELMYEMQTMAAETFATFETIVGMALFYWLLVEVVSRLGRRLEARVTRFLTHASPQGSSTQTATARA, translated from the coding sequence ATGTTGGACCTCTCCCTTCTCGTCCAGTACGGCCCGGCGCTGCTGCGCGGCTTCGGCGTCACCATCCTGTGCTGGGGCGCCGGCTGCCTCATCGGCATGGTGCTGGGCTTCGTCCTGATGCTGCTGCGCCAGATCCCGGTAAAGCCGCTGCGCTGGGCCATCCGCGCCTATATCGAGGTGATCCGCGGCACACCCTTCCTGATCCAGCTGTTCCTGCTCTACAGCGGCGGCCCGTCCATCGGCCTGCGGCTGGAGGCGACGGCGGCCGGCATCCTCGGCCTCGGCATCTATGGCAGCGCCTATTTTGCCGAGATCTTCCGCGCCGGCTATCAGGCGGTGCCGAAGGGGCAGGTGGAGGCCGCGCTCAGCCTCGGCATGTCCTACGGCTCGATCCTGCGCCGGGTGATCGTGCCGGCCATGCTGGTGTCGACCATCCCGTCCATCGTCAACATGATGGCGATCCTGACCAAGGAGACGGTGGTGCTGTCGATCATCACCGTGCCGGAACTGATGTACGAGATGCAGACGATGGCGGCGGAAACCTTCGCCACCTTCGAGACCATCGTCGGCATGGCGCTGTTCTACTGGCTGCTGGTGGAGGTGGTTTCGCGCCTGGGCCGCCGGCTGGAGGCCCGCGTCACCCGTTTCCTGACCCATGCGTCGCCGCAGGGATCCTCGACCCAGACCGCAACAGCGAGGGCGTGA
- a CDS encoding S-(hydroxymethyl)glutathione dehydrogenase/class III alcohol dehydrogenase, with translation MVLSRAAVAWEANRPLEIEEVEVAAPKAGEVMVRIVATGVCHTDAYTLSGKDSEGVFPCILGHEGGGVVVEVGPGVTSVAVGDHVIPLYTPECGKCKFCLSGKTNLCQAIRATQGKGLMPDGTSRFSLKGKEIAHYMGTSTFSEYTVLPEIALAKINKAAPLEKVCLLGCGVTTGMGAVMNTAKVEPGSTVAIFGLGGIGLSAIIGATMAKASRIIGVDINPSKFEIAKQLGATDVINPMDYDRPIQEVLVELTDGGVDYSFECIGNVKVMRAALECCHKGWGESVIIGVAGAGEEISTRPFQLVTGRVWRGSAFGGVKGRSELPEYVERYLRGEFELDTFITHTMGLEDINHAFDLMHEGKSIRSVILYNQ, from the coding sequence ATGGTCCTGTCACGCGCCGCCGTCGCCTGGGAAGCCAACCGTCCGCTGGAGATCGAAGAGGTCGAGGTCGCGGCACCCAAGGCCGGCGAGGTGATGGTCCGCATCGTCGCCACCGGCGTCTGCCACACCGACGCCTACACCCTGTCGGGCAAGGATTCCGAAGGCGTCTTCCCCTGCATCCTCGGCCATGAGGGCGGCGGCGTGGTGGTGGAGGTCGGCCCCGGCGTCACCTCCGTGGCGGTGGGCGACCACGTCATCCCGCTCTACACGCCGGAATGCGGCAAGTGCAAATTCTGCCTGTCCGGCAAGACCAACCTGTGCCAGGCGATCCGCGCCACCCAGGGCAAGGGCCTGATGCCGGACGGCACCAGCCGCTTCTCGCTGAAGGGCAAGGAGATCGCCCACTACATGGGCACCTCGACCTTCTCCGAATACACGGTTCTGCCGGAGATCGCGCTCGCCAAGATCAACAAGGCCGCGCCGCTGGAGAAGGTCTGCCTGCTGGGCTGCGGCGTCACCACCGGCATGGGTGCGGTGATGAACACCGCGAAGGTGGAGCCGGGTTCCACGGTCGCCATCTTCGGCCTGGGCGGCATCGGCCTGTCGGCCATCATCGGCGCCACCATGGCGAAGGCCAGCCGCATCATCGGCGTCGACATCAACCCGTCGAAGTTCGAGATTGCCAAGCAGCTGGGTGCCACCGACGTCATCAACCCGATGGATTACGACCGCCCGATCCAGGAAGTGCTGGTCGAACTGACCGATGGCGGCGTCGATTACAGCTTCGAGTGCATCGGCAACGTCAAGGTGATGCGCGCGGCGCTGGAATGCTGCCACAAGGGCTGGGGCGAGTCGGTGATCATCGGCGTCGCCGGCGCCGGCGAGGAGATCTCCACCCGTCCGTTCCAGCTGGTCACCGGCCGCGTCTGGCGCGGGTCGGCCTTCGGCGGCGTCAAGGGCCGGTCGGAGCTGCCGGAATATGTGGAGCGCTACCTGCGCGGCGAGTTCGAGCTGGACACCTTCATCACCCACACCATGGGGCTGGAGGACATCAACCACGCCTTCGACCTGATGCATGAGGGCAAGAGCATCCGCTCGGTCATCCTCTACAACCAGTGA